A portion of the Halopelagius inordinatus genome contains these proteins:
- a CDS encoding substrate-binding domain-containing protein produces MRRRRYLETLGASGVVSAAGCLGDDGGSRSNDLSGGSKTDESAEARTLTLTLATATTAYDTGLLDALHPTLRERFGLRVKVLSLGTGAALRRGRDGDADVVLAHARGAEDDFLRAGHGVNRRSLMHNDFLVVGPAADPAGLSGVEGPVAAFERIARTESLFLSRGDESGTHRRERSIWDRSDAAPGGQWHQATGDGMGDTLRQAGRRGAYTLTDRGTYRVFREDTGLDAFVEGPLGGGAELLRNEYGVVPVNPAEHDARYELAMLYVGFLTGPTGQRLIGEFRPGGDPLFVPDSLSSAPQFGQYVPASYREE; encoded by the coding sequence GTCGTCTCGGCGGCGGGATGTCTCGGTGACGACGGCGGAAGCCGGTCGAACGACCTCTCGGGCGGGTCGAAGACGGACGAGAGCGCGGAGGCGCGCACGCTGACGCTGACGCTGGCGACGGCGACGACGGCGTACGATACGGGCCTCTTGGACGCCCTCCACCCGACGCTCCGAGAGCGGTTCGGTCTCCGGGTGAAAGTGCTCTCTCTCGGGACGGGGGCCGCCCTTCGGCGGGGGCGCGACGGCGACGCGGACGTGGTTCTGGCCCACGCCAGAGGGGCCGAAGACGACTTTCTCCGGGCGGGCCACGGCGTCAACCGCCGGTCTCTGATGCACAACGACTTTCTCGTCGTCGGTCCCGCGGCGGACCCCGCCGGTCTCTCCGGAGTCGAGGGCCCCGTCGCCGCGTTCGAGCGAATCGCCCGCACGGAGTCGCTGTTTCTCTCTCGGGGCGACGAGTCGGGAACCCACCGGCGAGAGAGGAGCATCTGGGACCGGAGCGACGCCGCGCCGGGCGGACAGTGGCACCAAGCGACGGGCGACGGGATGGGCGACACCCTCAGGCAGGCCGGACGGCGCGGCGCGTACACGCTGACCGACCGGGGGACGTACCGCGTCTTTCGGGAGGACACCGGCCTCGACGCGTTCGTGGAGGGGCCACTCGGCGGCGGGGCGGAACTCCTCAGAAACGAGTACGGCGTCGTCCCGGTCAACCCCGCGGAACACGACGCTCGGTACGAACTCGCCATGCTGTACGTCGGCTTTCTCACCGGCCCGACCGGACAGCGACTGATCGGCGAGTTCCGACCCGGCGGCGACCCGCTTTTCGTTCCCGACTCCCTCTCGTCTGCCCCGCAGTTCGGCCAGTACGTCCCCGCGTCGTACCGCGAGGAGTAG
- the hisC gene encoding histidinol-phosphate transaminase, with translation MMPRDLSAHEAYVPGRGAEEVARELGMDAAELTKLSSNENPRGPSPAAVAAVEDAAPAVNVYPKTSHTDLTDRLAATWDVTPEQVWVSPGADGALDYLSRAFLEPNDRVLTPTPGFAYYAMSARYHHGDVAEYTVSKADDFAQTAAAVLDAYDGERIVYVTTPHNPTGSVLPREELVELLDSVADHTLVVADEAYGEYAEEPSSIDLLSEFDNLAVTRTFSKAYGLAGLRIGYAVVPEAWADAYARVNTPFAANELACRAALAALDDDEHVEKTVETAAWAREYYREELDAPTWPSGGNFVLADVGDGTAVAEAAKRRGVIVRDTTSFGLPDCVRVSCGTREETRRAVDVLNDVIEDVTAGETRA, from the coding sequence ATGATGCCGAGGGACCTCTCCGCGCACGAGGCGTACGTCCCCGGGCGCGGGGCCGAGGAGGTGGCCCGCGAACTCGGGATGGACGCGGCGGAGTTGACGAAACTATCGTCGAACGAGAACCCGCGGGGGCCGTCGCCCGCCGCGGTGGCCGCAGTCGAGGACGCCGCCCCCGCCGTGAACGTCTACCCGAAGACGTCGCACACCGACCTCACGGACCGACTGGCGGCGACGTGGGACGTCACGCCGGAACAGGTGTGGGTGAGTCCGGGCGCGGACGGCGCACTCGACTACCTATCGCGGGCGTTTCTCGAACCGAACGACCGCGTCCTGACGCCGACGCCCGGGTTCGCGTACTACGCGATGTCGGCGCGGTACCACCACGGCGACGTCGCCGAGTACACAGTCTCGAAGGCCGACGACTTCGCTCAGACAGCCGCCGCCGTTCTCGACGCCTACGACGGCGAACGAATCGTCTACGTGACGACGCCGCACAACCCGACGGGGTCCGTACTGCCCCGCGAGGAACTGGTCGAACTGCTCGACTCCGTCGCGGACCACACCCTCGTCGTCGCGGACGAGGCGTACGGCGAGTACGCCGAAGAACCGTCGTCGATAGACCTCCTCTCGGAGTTCGACAACCTCGCGGTCACGCGCACGTTCTCGAAGGCGTACGGCCTCGCGGGACTGCGAATCGGCTACGCCGTCGTCCCGGAGGCGTGGGCCGACGCCTACGCGCGGGTGAACACCCCCTTCGCGGCGAACGAACTGGCCTGCCGCGCCGCCCTCGCGGCCCTCGACGACGACGAACACGTCGAGAAGACGGTCGAGACGGCGGCGTGGGCGCGGGAGTACTACCGCGAGGAACTCGACGCGCCGACGTGGCCCTCCGGCGGGAACTTCGTCCTCGCGGACGTCGGCGACGGGACGGCCGTCGCGGAGGCGGCGAAACGCCGCGGCGTCATCGTCCGCGACACCACCAGTTTCGGACTCCCCGACTGCGTCCGCGTCTCCTGCGGCACGCGCGAGGAGACGAGGCGGGCCGTCGACGTGCTGAACGACGTAATCGAGGACGTTACCGCGGGGGAGACGCGGGCGTGA
- a CDS encoding adenylate kinase family protein, with protein sequence MTRVALTGTPGTGKTTVGEIVAERTGVDVIHLNDAIREEELYTERDAERDSLVTDLDAVEEWLGEWDGVLESHLAHHFDADIAVVLRCHPEELERRLRERGESEAKARENAESEALDVVLAETVERFGGDTIYEIDTTDRDPEDVATDVVAAIEGESEPRVGVVDFIEYL encoded by the coding sequence GTGACCCGCGTCGCACTCACCGGCACGCCCGGAACCGGGAAGACGACGGTCGGCGAGATAGTCGCCGAACGGACCGGGGTCGACGTGATTCACCTCAACGACGCCATCCGCGAGGAGGAACTGTACACCGAACGCGACGCGGAACGGGATTCGCTCGTCACCGACCTAGACGCCGTCGAAGAGTGGTTGGGCGAGTGGGACGGCGTCCTCGAATCGCACCTCGCACACCATTTCGACGCCGATATCGCAGTCGTCCTGCGCTGTCATCCGGAGGAACTCGAACGCCGACTCCGAGAACGCGGCGAGAGCGAGGCGAAAGCCCGAGAAAATGCGGAGAGCGAAGCGCTCGACGTTGTCCTCGCGGAGACGGTCGAACGGTTCGGCGGGGACACGATCTACGAGATAGACACGACCGACAGAGACCCCGAGGACGTCGCGACGGACGTCGTCGCCGCAATCGAGGGCGAGTCCGAACCGCGCGTCGGCGTCGTCGACTTCATCGAGTACCTATGA
- a CDS encoding CDP-alcohol phosphatidyltransferase family protein yields the protein MTLDQYRSVADRLLDPFVTAADRLGLSPDGVSVVAFGFAVAAGGAFAVAEPLWYALGGVFVFLNGWLDLVDGALARAQGVDSKGGDLLDHVLDRYADIAMLVGLAAGIGTWALGLAAVTGVLMTSYLGTQIQAVGLGREYGGLVGRADRLALIGIAGFVAAAVQSVGGVHVVELLLGFFAIIGHFTALQRFWGAMSDL from the coding sequence ATGACGCTCGACCAGTACCGCTCGGTCGCGGACCGACTGCTCGACCCGTTCGTCACCGCCGCGGACCGACTCGGTCTCTCGCCGGACGGCGTGAGCGTCGTCGCGTTCGGGTTCGCCGTCGCCGCGGGGGGCGCGTTCGCCGTCGCGGAACCGCTTTGGTACGCCCTCGGCGGCGTGTTCGTCTTTCTCAACGGCTGGCTTGACCTCGTGGACGGCGCACTCGCGCGAGCACAGGGCGTCGATAGCAAAGGCGGTGACCTCTTGGACCACGTCCTCGACCGATACGCCGACATCGCCATGCTCGTCGGCCTCGCCGCCGGTATCGGAACGTGGGCCCTCGGACTCGCCGCCGTCACGGGCGTCCTGATGACCTCCTATCTCGGGACGCAGATACAGGCGGTCGGACTCGGCCGGGAGTACGGCGGACTCGTCGGACGCGCCGACCGCTTGGCTCTCATCGGCATCGCCGGGTTCGTCGCCGCGGCGGTCCAAAGCGTCGGCGGCGTTCACGTCGTCGAACTGCTGTTGGGCTTTTTCGCGATCATCGGCCACTTTACCGCGCTCCAGCGTTTTTGGGGCGCGATGAGCGACCTCTGA
- a CDS encoding multiprotein bridging factor aMBF1, whose amino-acid sequence MPQCEMCGKERPSLKTVKVEGAELELCDDCAEFGTEVRTESSSSSASTKYSTSSSSSTSSGSSGGTASSSGGSNRRRRDMFDDMDEIAADYDDRIREAREGRGQSQEELASSLNEKASLIRKLERGDILPPDSVRKKLEQKLGISLVEGSDDDEEEWSGGSSTTTTLGDVVKRKD is encoded by the coding sequence ATGCCCCAATGCGAGATGTGCGGCAAGGAGCGACCGTCGCTGAAGACGGTCAAGGTAGAAGGGGCCGAACTCGAACTCTGTGACGACTGCGCCGAGTTCGGTACTGAGGTCCGCACTGAGTCGAGTTCGTCCTCGGCGTCGACGAAGTACTCCACGTCGAGTTCGTCGTCCACCTCGTCCGGTTCCTCAGGCGGAACCGCGAGCAGTTCCGGCGGGTCGAACCGCCGCCGCCGGGACATGTTCGACGACATGGACGAAATCGCGGCGGATTACGACGACAGAATCCGGGAGGCCCGCGAGGGACGCGGCCAAAGTCAAGAGGAACTCGCGAGTTCGCTCAACGAGAAGGCGAGTCTCATCCGCAAACTCGAACGCGGCGACATCCTCCCTCCGGACTCCGTCCGAAAGAAACTCGAACAGAAACTCGGAATCTCTCTGGTCGAGGGCTCCGACGACGACGAAGAAGAGTGGTCCGGCGGGTCCTCGACGACGACGACGCTCGG